The Brassica napus cultivar Da-Ae chromosome C7, Da-Ae, whole genome shotgun sequence genome has a segment encoding these proteins:
- the LOC125590616 gene encoding probable disease resistance protein At5g66910: MDCPNVEALVLNLSSTSYALPNFIATMKELKVVIIINHGIGPAKLTNLSCLSSLPNLKRIRLEKISITLVDILLSRLGSLEKLSLFMCSFSEVSYNIEEIAIPEALPSLQEIDINCCYDLEQLPDWVSEVVSLKKLSITNCGKLSVLPKAIGNLSNLEVLRLCSCINLCELPEYRLRSSAIYGF, translated from the coding sequence ATGGATTGCCCCAATGTTGAGGCTTTAGTTCTTAATCTCTCCTCAACAAGCTATGCATTACCGAACTTCATTGCTACAATGAAGGAACTGAAGGTTGTGATTATCATAAATCACGGTATTGGTCCAGCAAAGTTGACCAACCTGTCGTGCCTCAGCTCGTTACCCAACCTAAAACGGATCagacttgagaaaatttcaatCACTTTGGTGGACATTCTCCTATCACGGCTCGGCAGTCTCGAGAAGCTATCTCTGTTCATGTGCAGTTTCAGTGAAGTTTCCTACAACATAGAAGAGATTGCTATCCCTGAAGCTCTACCAAGTTTACAGGAGATTGACATAAATTGTTGCTATGATCTTGAGCAGTTACCGGATTGGGTCTCTGAAGTTGTTTCACTGAAGAAACTTAGCATCACAAATTGTGGCAAGCTCTCCGTACTTCCAAAGGCTATAGGTAACTTGAGTAATCTTGAAGTGCTGAGGTTATGTTCTTGCATTAATCTTTGTGAGTTGCCTGAATATCGACTGAGGAGCTCAGCGATTTACGGTTTCTAG